A window of the Pyrodictium abyssi genome harbors these coding sequences:
- a CDS encoding nickel-dependent hydrogenase large subunit, protein MPVVEVSIGPQHPALHEPVMLRVRVDGEDVVGVEVVTGYNHRGIEKLAESNTFLKTLYIVTRVCGICNMMHSTCYVQALEEIQGIEPPPRAQALRVLAMELERLHSHMLLAAVVAEIIGFESLFMLIMRDRERVMHLKELLTGNRVIADYVWPGGVRRDLSPETAEKIKRSMDFLEQRIRYYMGVYVSDKLIRSRLEDVGVIPYSEAVRHGLVGPTARGSGVDIDVRRDDPYAWYSELDFRVARRNEGDSLARMMVRFEEMLESINMIRQVLEKLPSGPINSLKVPPRRFREGEAVSRVEAPRGELLYHVISRGGAKPYRVKIRTPSLPNILNSLIAYRGVTLSDVPVILASFDPCISCMERIIVVDERTGRERVESLRRLARLAGTDTRGGR, encoded by the coding sequence GTGCCAGTCGTAGAGGTATCGATAGGGCCGCAGCACCCAGCCCTACACGAGCCTGTGATGTTACGTGTCCGCGTTGACGGCGAGGACGTGGTAGGAGTCGAGGTGGTGACCGGCTACAATCACCGCGGGATAGAGAAGCTGGCGGAGAGCAACACGTTCCTCAAAACACTCTACATAGTAACACGCGTCTGTGGTATATGCAACATGATGCACTCGACTTGCTACGTCCAGGCCCTCGAGGAGATACAGGGCATAGAGCCGCCGCCACGCGCCCAGGCCCTACGCGTTCTGGCCATGGAGCTCGAGAGGCTGCACAGCCACATGCTGCTGGCTGCAGTGGTCGCGGAGATAATTGGCTTCGAGAGCCTATTCATGCTTATAATGAGGGACCGTGAGAGGGTTATGCACCTAAAGGAGCTGCTAACAGGCAACCGCGTGATAGCCGACTACGTGTGGCCAGGCGGCGTCCGCCGCGACCTAAGCCCCGAGACAGCGGAGAAGATAAAGCGCAGCATGGACTTCCTCGAGCAGCGCATAAGGTACTACATGGGGGTCTATGTTAGCGATAAGCTGATACGCAGCCGCCTGGAAGACGTGGGCGTCATACCCTACAGCGAGGCGGTAAGGCACGGGCTCGTCGGCCCCACAGCGCGCGGCTCCGGGGTAGACATCGACGTCCGGCGCGACGACCCCTACGCGTGGTATAGCGAGCTAGACTTCCGCGTAGCCAGGAGGAACGAGGGAGACTCCCTAGCCCGCATGATGGTGCGCTTCGAGGAGATGCTCGAGTCGATAAACATGATACGCCAGGTGCTAGAAAAGCTGCCAAGTGGCCCGATAAACAGCCTAAAGGTCCCGCCGCGCCGCTTCCGTGAGGGAGAGGCGGTCTCCAGGGTAGAGGCGCCGAGAGGCGAGCTCCTATACCACGTCATAAGCCGTGGCGGTGCTAAGCCCTACCGGGTGAAGATAAGAACGCCGAGCCTCCCAAACATACTGAACAGCCTCATAGCGTATAGAGGCGTGACGCTCTCCGACGTGCCCGTCATACTGGCTAGCTTTGACCCGTGCATATCCTGCATGGAGAGGATAATCGTTGTTGACGAGCGTACTGGGCGTGAGCGCGTAGAGAGCCTACGCAGGCTAGCACGCCTCGCAGGGACAGACACGCGGGGTGGCAGGTAG
- a CDS encoding complex I subunit 5 family protein, translating to MTVAAAAFAASMIVLGLGAAASLAAPRVAVLAAIAASTLATLLASGGPVCTPWLGSIPLCVGIDSVSKLFALLSGVVAVSVLAYAEGAGLMGRGGTAALRLVVVGLHAAVLGLVYSFSLPAFYIFWEMVLAASAAMIWLWEPRRAVEFFIYMHAGSLLLLVSIAILVASGAAVFGASVATGLAGLALTAALTAFAIKLGVFPFHTWIPRAYTAVPPAIAGILAGVVTSIGAYGMYRLVASLAWPQAATSILNAAVWLGAVSALIGALRALSANRLGLIASYSSVSHAGMIYAGLAAASPAALAGGVLAAIAHGLVKALFFLVAGVLEKQAGTDDISRMGLFAYRMPLTAFAGFTAAMSLAGLPPFALFPSELLVVLGVGHSRGAGAAAMLALAVLASTAYALRFWRRVFWHPATAAPRPPPPEPQASLLAPLLLLAIASIALGVAPVLIVDAIG from the coding sequence GTGACCGTTGCGGCAGCAGCCTTCGCGGCATCGATGATAGTGCTCGGCCTAGGCGCAGCGGCGTCGCTGGCTGCGCCCCGCGTGGCAGTACTGGCGGCTATAGCCGCCTCTACCCTAGCCACGCTGCTGGCAAGCGGCGGGCCCGTGTGCACCCCATGGCTCGGCTCTATCCCCCTCTGCGTGGGGATAGACTCCGTATCCAAGCTCTTCGCGCTGCTCTCGGGCGTAGTAGCGGTTAGCGTGCTAGCCTATGCCGAGGGGGCAGGGCTAATGGGGAGAGGCGGCACGGCGGCGCTAAGGCTCGTAGTAGTGGGGCTACACGCGGCTGTGCTGGGGCTCGTCTACTCGTTTAGCCTCCCAGCGTTCTACATATTCTGGGAGATGGTGCTAGCGGCTTCCGCGGCGATGATATGGCTATGGGAGCCGCGCAGAGCAGTAGAGTTCTTCATATACATGCATGCGGGCTCGCTGCTACTCCTAGTGTCTATAGCTATCCTCGTGGCATCCGGCGCCGCGGTGTTCGGCGCCAGCGTCGCGACCGGGCTAGCGGGCCTGGCTCTCACAGCCGCGCTTACGGCCTTCGCTATAAAGCTCGGCGTGTTCCCCTTCCATACGTGGATACCCAGAGCCTACACGGCGGTACCCCCGGCCATAGCCGGCATACTAGCCGGAGTGGTCACAAGTATAGGCGCCTACGGGATGTACAGGCTTGTGGCATCCCTAGCGTGGCCTCAAGCCGCGACCAGCATACTCAACGCAGCGGTGTGGCTGGGGGCAGTCTCAGCCCTAATCGGCGCCCTACGCGCGCTATCGGCTAACCGGCTCGGGCTAATAGCGTCCTACAGTAGCGTCAGCCACGCGGGAATGATATACGCTGGCCTCGCAGCCGCAAGCCCAGCAGCGCTGGCTGGCGGCGTGCTAGCCGCGATAGCCCACGGCCTTGTCAAGGCGCTGTTCTTCCTTGTCGCGGGCGTGCTGGAGAAGCAGGCCGGCACCGACGACATAAGCCGTATGGGGCTGTTCGCCTACCGTATGCCCCTAACAGCGTTCGCGGGCTTCACAGCGGCTATGAGCCTCGCAGGCCTACCGCCCTTCGCCCTATTCCCCAGCGAGCTACTAGTAGTGCTAGGCGTCGGCCACAGTAGGGGCGCTGGAGCAGCAGCTATGCTGGCGCTAGCAGTGCTAGCATCCACCGCCTACGCCCTCCGGTTCTGGCGCCGCGTATTCTGGCACCCAGCGACAGCTGCCCCCAGGCCGCCGCCCCCCGAGCCGCAGGCCAGCCTCCTAGCGCCGCTACTTCTCCTAGCAATAGCCTCCATAGCCCTAGGCGTAGCCCCCGTGCTCATCGTAGACGCAATCGGGTAG
- a CDS encoding hydrogenase maturation protease — protein MQETAESRCRILVLGVGHPLMGDDAAGLEAARLLRVKGCSCVEECPGGAELCIHVVRVHSPELLIVVDAALGLEPGEVAVYEGEPGPEWSAISTHGIPPPLVHRLLADAARRVVYLLLGVEKVELGAPLSVRAAEAVRKAAEALSEIIGCDASRERG, from the coding sequence TTGCAGGAGACAGCGGAGAGTAGGTGCAGGATACTAGTCCTCGGCGTCGGCCACCCGCTGATGGGAGATGACGCGGCCGGGCTAGAGGCTGCCCGGCTGCTACGCGTCAAAGGATGCAGCTGCGTCGAGGAGTGCCCCGGCGGCGCCGAGCTGTGTATCCACGTGGTACGTGTGCACAGCCCCGAGCTCCTCATAGTGGTGGATGCAGCTCTCGGCCTAGAGCCGGGGGAGGTCGCGGTCTACGAAGGCGAGCCAGGCCCCGAGTGGTCCGCCATCTCGACCCATGGCATTCCCCCGCCGCTTGTGCACAGGCTCCTCGCCGACGCTGCCCGTAGAGTCGTCTACCTGCTCCTCGGCGTCGAGAAGGTGGAGCTGGGCGCGCCTCTCTCCGTCAGGGCGGCCGAGGCTGTCCGGAAGGCGGCCGAGGCCTTGTCGGAGATAATCGGCTGCGACGCCAGCAGAGAGCGGGGTTAA
- a CDS encoding NADH-quinone oxidoreductase subunit C, producing the protein MKQRLLKIRGREIELVEKKPRRLEARIDDPWALPEAVASLLEAYPDGVYISAITAVDLPQEESIELDYIFWVIPEKTAVTLRTRVPRADPRAPSIAGLLPGASAYEQEVYDLMGVVFEGNESLRRIFTPPDIGSGYPLRKDWKEG; encoded by the coding sequence TTGAAGCAGAGGCTGCTGAAGATTAGAGGCCGCGAGATAGAGCTTGTCGAGAAGAAGCCCCGCCGCCTAGAAGCGCGTATCGACGACCCGTGGGCCCTACCAGAGGCTGTCGCGAGCCTCCTAGAGGCCTACCCGGACGGGGTATACATATCGGCCATAACAGCGGTGGATCTGCCCCAGGAGGAGAGCATCGAGCTAGACTACATATTCTGGGTAATCCCCGAGAAGACTGCCGTAACGCTGAGGACCCGTGTACCCCGCGCAGACCCCCGTGCCCCCAGCATAGCCGGCCTCCTCCCCGGCGCATCGGCGTACGAGCAGGAGGTCTACGACCTAATGGGAGTAGTGTTCGAGGGCAATGAGAGCCTCCGCCGGATATTCACGCCGCCCGACATCGGCTCGGGGTATCCGCTCCGAAAGGACTGGAAGGAGGGCTGA
- a CDS encoding formate dehydrogenase accessory protein FdhE → MDDIHGGRSALLRSKLPEIEGWIERLSEQDHRNAQSYRVLRALYRAQARIEEEALRRLEESGLVEEVAKAARRIAFQRLPLIVILGGLPEPLMDEEFLRRSMLEIMDAVEKEGYSLEGAAASLREPVEKAALSLSRLVGELLEGREDSIHAWAGAVSADRDRVRALALWLIQPLLSALRVAASGALGWVREYWQQGLCPVCGSATRVGYMRGEGRRRFLRCQVCGMEWVFPRARCPYCGADSPGDVVFYRPLESRQWLRLYRCRRCGAYWKIVDEEDEAAAERGLPPRELYDAYTFVLDAVAEMLASKRR, encoded by the coding sequence ATGGACGACATACATGGTGGTAGGAGCGCGCTTTTGCGCAGCAAGCTTCCCGAGATAGAGGGGTGGATTGAGAGGCTCTCAGAGCAGGATCATAGGAATGCACAATCATATCGTGTGCTACGGGCGCTGTATAGGGCGCAGGCACGCATCGAGGAGGAGGCTCTGCGTCGTCTAGAGGAGTCTGGGCTAGTCGAGGAGGTGGCTAAGGCAGCGCGTAGGATAGCCTTCCAGCGTCTACCACTCATCGTGATCCTGGGTGGACTCCCCGAGCCTCTTATGGATGAGGAGTTTCTGCGCCGTTCGATGCTCGAGATAATGGATGCTGTGGAGAAGGAGGGCTATAGCCTTGAGGGCGCTGCGGCGTCTCTCCGCGAGCCCGTTGAGAAGGCCGCGCTGAGCCTCTCCCGGCTGGTCGGGGAGCTGTTAGAGGGCCGGGAGGATAGCATCCACGCGTGGGCGGGCGCTGTCTCCGCAGACCGGGACCGGGTTCGGGCGCTAGCCCTATGGCTCATCCAGCCCTTGCTTAGCGCGCTGCGCGTAGCCGCCAGCGGCGCGCTGGGCTGGGTCCGGGAGTACTGGCAGCAGGGTCTCTGCCCGGTCTGTGGCTCGGCTACACGCGTCGGGTACATGAGGGGGGAGGGCCGTCGACGGTTCCTCCGCTGCCAGGTCTGCGGAATGGAGTGGGTATTCCCCCGCGCTCGGTGCCCCTACTGTGGAGCCGACAGCCCGGGCGATGTGGTGTTCTACCGGCCTCTCGAGTCTAGGCAGTGGCTGCGGCTCTACCGCTGCCGCCGCTGCGGGGCCTACTGGAAGATAGTAGACGAGGAGGACGAGGCCGCCGCTGAGAGGGGGCTGCCTCCGAGAGAACTGTATGACGCTTACACGTTCGTGCTCGACGCGGTAGCCGAGATGCTTGCCTCTAAGAGACGATAG
- a CDS encoding 4Fe-4S binding protein, protein MARVLVLLRELLSNLARRPATIEYGVRTGPTPSSSYRGLHVVDVEKCIGCSLCAIECPSGAIEMKLLPSQGEGKKPRKYPVVHYDLCMFCYHCVDICPRHAYRVSNRVPPPTPSRGSLVGDPLAGDSGE, encoded by the coding sequence GTGGCGCGTGTGCTCGTCCTGCTCCGCGAGCTCCTATCAAACCTAGCCCGCAGGCCAGCCACCATAGAGTACGGTGTGAGAACCGGGCCGACACCTAGTAGCAGCTACCGCGGCCTCCACGTAGTCGACGTGGAGAAGTGTATAGGCTGCAGTCTCTGCGCCATCGAGTGTCCATCCGGCGCTATAGAGATGAAGCTCCTCCCGTCCCAGGGGGAGGGCAAGAAGCCCCGCAAGTACCCCGTTGTGCACTACGACCTCTGCATGTTCTGCTATCACTGCGTGGACATATGCCCGCGCCACGCGTACCGGGTCAGCAACAGGGTGCCGCCGCCAACGCCGAGCCGCGGCAGCCTAGTCGGTGACCCGCTTGCAGGAGACAGCGGAGAGTAG
- a CDS encoding DUF120 domain-containing protein, protein MGPRIVEGRRVKGFGVGGRYVGHPYYGGWFERLLGCRPFPGTLNVEASVDWRELAGLCEPVVVPETVWEGQRLGAVYVWRARLRTREGPVEVLIIRPLLSGHGPRVLELVACSKLAPLLDSDRVELEILCSGA, encoded by the coding sequence ATGGGGCCTAGGATTGTCGAGGGCAGGCGCGTCAAGGGCTTTGGGGTCGGCGGCCGCTATGTCGGGCACCCGTACTATGGTGGGTGGTTTGAGCGGCTTCTAGGCTGCCGGCCCTTCCCGGGCACGTTGAACGTCGAGGCTAGTGTCGACTGGCGTGAGCTGGCTGGGCTCTGCGAGCCCGTGGTGGTGCCGGAGACTGTGTGGGAGGGGCAGCGGCTCGGCGCTGTCTATGTGTGGAGGGCGAGGCTCAGGACCAGGGAGGGGCCGGTCGAGGTGCTTATTATACGCCCGCTGCTGAGCGGTCATGGCCCGCGGGTGCTCGAGCTGGTGGCGTGCAGCAAGCTCGCGCCGCTGCTTGACAGTGATCGCGTGGAGCTTGAGATTCTATGCAGCGGGGCTTAG
- a CDS encoding nucleotidyltransferase domain-containing protein, translated as MRNKRAKRRVHDSRVKEIVEKLVNGPRGVDAIILFGSRARGDWVPWSDYDILVIAEFREKYLDRIARILDLLSDLPVEVEPHPYTIEEATRMLLRGNPIIIDAIEEG; from the coding sequence TTGAGAAACAAACGGGCTAAAAGACGCGTACACGACAGCCGCGTCAAGGAGATAGTAGAAAAGCTTGTCAATGGGCCCCGTGGAGTGGACGCCATAATACTCTTCGGCTCCAGGGCGCGGGGCGACTGGGTCCCCTGGAGCGACTACGACATACTCGTAATAGCAGAGTTCCGAGAGAAGTATCTGGACCGGATAGCCCGTATACTGGATCTTCTCTCAGACCTCCCGGTAGAGGTTGAGCCACACCCCTACACAATCGAGGAGGCTACACGGATGCTCCTCCGGGGCAACCCGATAATAATAGACGCCATCGAAGAAGGATAA
- a CDS encoding FAD-dependent oxidoreductase produces the protein MVVRVAVIGGGAAGMAAASRVKRLLGDKAEVTVFEKGSWVSFALCGTPYYLGCRVPTLDMLVHYPLEEFTRRRGIDVRLKTIVTEVDPEARRLRYRSLGTGEEGEYEYDYLVLATGARPRVPGERLRYRNVYTLHSLGDADRLRAAAVRNDVKRVVVIGGGYTGVEAAENLARLGRRVILVHSGEWLLNKMLDRDMAGELNERAQAAGIELVLGRRVASIEGSGDIAVSAVLDNGERIDGDLFLAASGIEPNTVLAEKMGLRIGETGAVWTDERMRTSLDGVYAVGDVAETRDLVTGGRVWWPFAPAANKMGFVAGTNIAGGEAVFPGVVRTSALGAFGLYVAATGLSEEEARRRGFDAVSARVKAPVRARYMGEPGEILLKVVADARTGRLLGAQAVSSDPSSFWRINVVASLIWMRATVWDLFSMDLGYWPGLNPVWDPLTIAARLLFRELGTTPHGSHGQA, from the coding sequence ATGGTTGTCCGCGTCGCGGTAATCGGCGGCGGCGCAGCCGGCATGGCTGCCGCTAGCCGAGTTAAGAGGCTGCTGGGTGACAAGGCAGAGGTCACAGTCTTCGAGAAGGGGAGCTGGGTCAGCTTCGCCCTCTGCGGGACACCTTACTACCTCGGCTGCCGGGTCCCAACCCTCGACATGCTGGTCCACTACCCTCTCGAAGAGTTTACGCGCCGCCGCGGGATAGACGTCAGGCTGAAGACAATCGTCACCGAGGTGGACCCCGAGGCGAGGAGGCTCCGCTACCGCAGCCTCGGTACAGGCGAGGAGGGGGAGTACGAGTACGACTACCTCGTCCTAGCTACCGGCGCCCGGCCCCGTGTCCCCGGCGAGCGGCTCCGCTACCGCAACGTTTACACCCTCCACAGCCTTGGGGATGCGGACCGCCTCCGCGCAGCAGCCGTGAGGAATGATGTAAAGCGGGTAGTAGTCATAGGGGGCGGCTACACCGGGGTAGAGGCGGCCGAGAACCTTGCCAGGCTCGGCCGCAGGGTAATCCTGGTGCACAGCGGCGAGTGGCTTCTCAACAAGATGCTGGACCGCGACATGGCCGGCGAGCTTAATGAGAGGGCCCAGGCAGCCGGCATAGAGCTTGTGCTCGGCCGGAGGGTTGCCAGCATAGAGGGCTCCGGCGACATAGCTGTGAGCGCTGTCCTAGACAACGGCGAGCGTATAGATGGCGACCTCTTCCTAGCCGCCAGCGGCATTGAGCCCAACACCGTGCTCGCCGAGAAGATGGGCCTAAGGATAGGCGAGACGGGGGCTGTGTGGACGGACGAGAGGATGCGCACAAGCCTCGACGGCGTGTACGCTGTGGGCGACGTGGCTGAGACACGTGACCTGGTGACCGGCGGGCGGGTCTGGTGGCCCTTCGCGCCAGCCGCCAACAAGATGGGCTTCGTGGCCGGGACCAACATAGCTGGAGGCGAGGCCGTGTTCCCCGGCGTGGTGCGTACGAGCGCTCTAGGCGCCTTCGGGCTCTACGTGGCTGCGACGGGCCTTAGCGAGGAGGAGGCTCGACGCCGAGGCTTCGACGCCGTCTCCGCCAGGGTCAAGGCGCCTGTCCGGGCCCGCTATATGGGCGAGCCCGGCGAGATACTCCTCAAGGTCGTTGCCGACGCTAGGACCGGGAGGCTGCTCGGCGCCCAGGCGGTGTCGAGCGACCCTAGCAGCTTCTGGAGAATCAACGTCGTGGCATCGCTGATATGGATGCGTGCTACCGTCTGGGACCTATTCAGCATGGACCTGGGCTACTGGCCTGGCCTCAACCCGGTCTGGGACCCGCTGACCATAGCTGCTAGGCTGCTCTTTAGGGAACTCGGCACTACGCCGCACGGCAGCCACGGGCAAGCCTAG
- a CDS encoding phosphatase PAP2 family protein yields MRQRMLWLVLFSGALLELAACTAGSIGYCRAVTRLGDEAVYMLIGILAYSLLSGTLGIRLVSGLALASSIVVALKVFTGLPRPPEDTWLVEASGPAFPSGHAALSAAFWTMVALYARSLPAALVGAVHTAAVSASRLVLNVHYPRDVLGGIIVGVAAAAVAYKASARRSAASAALLLGLAGLPLAAAALAADPGYGAAARLTGIDAGLVAAGAALARMGGAQESLETPRLRVRLLSLVVSLAALAVALVLEEMGLLAGMAGFAAFTVVTALSRPLAARLLGSRRPV; encoded by the coding sequence ATGCGCCAGCGTATGCTATGGCTCGTTCTTTTCTCGGGCGCCTTGCTGGAGCTAGCCGCGTGTACTGCCGGCAGCATAGGCTACTGTAGGGCCGTGACCCGCCTCGGTGACGAGGCAGTCTACATGCTCATCGGTATCCTAGCCTACTCGCTCCTCAGTGGCACACTCGGCATAAGGCTGGTATCCGGCCTAGCCCTCGCCTCAAGCATCGTGGTCGCCCTAAAGGTCTTCACCGGGCTCCCTCGGCCCCCGGAGGACACGTGGCTCGTAGAGGCCTCTGGCCCGGCGTTCCCCAGCGGCCACGCAGCGCTGAGTGCAGCCTTCTGGACGATGGTGGCCCTCTACGCCAGGAGTCTGCCGGCAGCCTTGGTTGGCGCCGTCCATACGGCAGCGGTGTCGGCGTCAAGGCTAGTCCTAAACGTCCACTACCCGCGTGACGTGCTGGGCGGCATAATAGTAGGCGTAGCAGCGGCTGCCGTGGCTTACAAGGCCTCGGCTAGGAGGAGCGCGGCCTCCGCGGCGCTGCTTCTCGGGCTCGCCGGGCTCCCGCTAGCGGCGGCCGCTCTCGCGGCCGACCCGGGCTACGGGGCGGCGGCGCGGCTAACCGGGATAGACGCGGGGCTCGTAGCCGCGGGCGCCGCGCTGGCCAGGATGGGCGGGGCACAAGAGTCCCTCGAGACGCCGAGGCTACGGGTCAGGCTCCTATCCCTCGTAGTGTCGCTCGCAGCGCTGGCAGTGGCCCTCGTACTGGAGGAGATGGGGCTCCTTGCTGGGATGGCGGGGTTCGCAGCCTTCACGGTGGTCACTGCGCTGTCTAGGCCTCTAGCAGCAAGGCTCCTCGGCTCTCGGCGCCCGGTCTAG
- a CDS encoding NADH-quinone oxidoreductase subunit B family protein, whose product MLTRSPWIMHFNTGACNGCDIEVVAALTPLYDPERFGIKLAPNPRHADIIVVTGALTKKAAERLRRLYEQTPDPKYVVAVGTCAISGNVFRHSYSVIGGVDKAVPVDLYIPGCPPRPDAIIQGIVELLKRARKEAEEIEAEAAED is encoded by the coding sequence ATGCTCACACGCTCGCCGTGGATAATGCACTTCAATACGGGTGCGTGCAACGGCTGCGACATAGAGGTAGTAGCAGCTCTAACGCCCCTCTACGACCCAGAACGCTTCGGCATAAAGCTGGCCCCCAACCCCCGCCACGCCGACATCATAGTGGTCACCGGCGCCCTGACAAAGAAGGCTGCTGAGAGGCTCCGGAGGCTCTACGAGCAGACCCCGGACCCCAAGTACGTGGTAGCGGTCGGCACGTGCGCTATCTCGGGCAACGTGTTCCGCCACAGCTACAGCGTGATCGGGGGAGTAGACAAGGCCGTACCCGTGGACCTCTACATTCCCGGCTGCCCGCCACGCCCCGACGCGATAATCCAAGGCATTGTCGAACTCCTCAAGAGAGCAAGAAAGGAGGCCGAGGAGATTGAAGCAGAGGCTGCTGAAGATTAG
- a CDS encoding acyl-CoA dehydrogenase has product MGTGSSVAGRVLELAGDCSSLGKLARRVMEARIDPCTGMSLVSHCVSRRILSSLGAEAPQGLLSPALSEPRGGSDLAGVETSAELLGDGRVRITGEKVFATNALYASAILVFARSSEGYVLALVEPGASGLHAEPLDLEAYSCSGVARLRLENVEARLVAGPGREPYLAVLRSLAESRVLVAVLALSLASTVLEKAVDWALSRGVYRFQAVSHRLARAYAGLEAAKALVEKAADTLESGGRLDWALTSAAKYIAVEAGLAAADAAVRTFGGHAARRGTGLSELLLHLYALEPAEGTSDIQLEIIARSLEKQRAARRNTG; this is encoded by the coding sequence TTGGGTACCGGTAGCAGCGTCGCAGGGCGCGTCCTCGAGCTGGCGGGAGACTGTAGCAGCCTAGGCAAGCTCGCCCGCCGCGTCATGGAGGCGCGCATAGACCCGTGTACGGGTATGAGCCTAGTGAGCCACTGTGTCTCCCGCCGCATCCTCTCGAGCCTCGGCGCTGAGGCGCCCCAGGGGCTGCTGTCCCCCGCGCTCAGCGAGCCCCGCGGCGGCTCCGACCTAGCAGGCGTAGAGACCAGCGCCGAGCTGCTGGGCGACGGCAGAGTGAGGATAACCGGCGAGAAGGTGTTCGCGACAAACGCGCTCTACGCCTCGGCGATACTAGTCTTCGCCCGGAGTAGCGAGGGCTACGTACTGGCCCTCGTGGAGCCGGGCGCCTCTGGGCTACATGCTGAGCCGCTCGACCTAGAGGCCTACAGCTGCAGCGGCGTAGCGAGGCTCCGGCTAGAGAACGTGGAGGCCCGGCTCGTAGCCGGGCCGGGCCGTGAGCCCTACCTCGCAGTGCTCCGTTCCCTAGCCGAGAGCCGCGTCCTGGTAGCAGTGCTCGCCCTGAGCCTGGCAAGCACTGTGCTCGAGAAAGCCGTAGATTGGGCGCTTAGCCGGGGCGTCTACCGCTTCCAGGCTGTGAGCCACCGGCTTGCACGGGCCTACGCCGGGCTCGAAGCCGCCAAAGCCCTAGTGGAGAAGGCGGCCGACACACTGGAGAGCGGGGGCCGCCTCGACTGGGCCCTCACGAGTGCAGCCAAGTACATCGCCGTGGAGGCGGGGCTAGCGGCCGCCGACGCCGCTGTCCGCACGTTCGGCGGCCACGCCGCGCGCAGGGGTACGGGCCTATCCGAGCTCCTGCTTCACCTCTACGCGCTAGAGCCGGCTGAGGGCACGAGCGATATACAGCTGGAGATAATAGCGCGGAGCCTAGAGAAGCAGCGCGCGGCGAGGAGGAACACCGGTTGA
- the mobA gene encoding molybdenum cofactor guanylyltransferase — MELKIGLVLAGGEGRRFGGDKLLALVDGVASVARVARALRGAGAELVYAAVREERRCKLYMEAAGLDGCVYDPSWLGCGGPAAAFAGLEGLRGDTLFAAPGDMPWLEPGVLEKLEAFMDEAGGEAALPLHEGGFLDTLVAAIRWSLVERLPGVLRGLCGLRGELRASDPYRAAGRLVLVGSGLLASSPVVFSHINSRELLRTREPKSPLGPKHVIAVEPRFSLPASRDLLCRRLAREMEEYQRFGVAHLLKHASRDWSMFCGL; from the coding sequence ATGGAGCTGAAAATAGGCCTGGTCCTGGCTGGGGGCGAGGGTAGAAGGTTTGGCGGTGATAAGCTCCTAGCTCTTGTCGACGGCGTGGCCTCGGTGGCGCGTGTCGCCAGGGCTCTCCGCGGGGCTGGAGCCGAGCTGGTGTACGCTGCTGTCCGGGAGGAGCGCCGCTGTAAGCTATACATGGAGGCTGCTGGGCTGGATGGCTGCGTCTACGACCCCTCGTGGCTAGGCTGCGGCGGCCCGGCCGCCGCGTTTGCGGGGCTAGAGGGGCTCCGGGGGGATACGCTGTTCGCAGCGCCGGGCGATATGCCTTGGCTGGAGCCGGGGGTCCTGGAGAAGCTGGAGGCGTTCATGGACGAGGCTGGAGGCGAGGCCGCGTTACCGCTCCACGAGGGCGGGTTCCTGGACACGCTGGTGGCGGCCATACGCTGGAGCCTCGTGGAGCGGCTTCCCGGGGTGCTCCGGGGGCTCTGCGGGCTGCGGGGCGAGCTCCGGGCTAGCGACCCCTACCGGGCCGCGGGGAGGCTCGTGCTAGTCGGCTCCGGGCTCCTAGCGTCGAGCCCGGTGGTCTTCTCCCATATTAATAGCCGGGAGCTGCTTAGGACGCGTGAGCCCAAGAGCCCTCTTGGCCCCAAGCATGTTATTGCTGTAGAGCCCCGGTTTAGCCTCCCAGCATCTAGAGACTTGCTGTGTAGGCGGTTGGCCCGGGAGATGGAGGAGTACCAGAGGTTTGGAGTGGCGCATCTGTTGAAGCACGCCAGCAGGGATTGGAGCATGTTCTGTGGCCTGTAG